Proteins from a single region of Nitrososphaerota archaeon:
- a CDS encoding DNA topoisomerase I, which produces MSAYWTTLSHNGVNFPDPYQPDGLSISVRGKVVPLSASAEEMAYNFAKKKDTPYVQDPVFQSNFTSDFVTELPEWCRGARFSDFDFTALNRKVDREKAVKETMPKEEKKSLAASRKERRESLKARYGKAVLDGKEVDIANWMVEPPGLFMGRGQHPLRGRWKPRVGASDVVLNLGESAQVPPGDWKEVVHDHNSMWMAKWVDKLTDKEKYVWLHESSPLQQSRSKAKYDNAKKVGTHLNKIRGKMSKELDSKDERLRQVATVCYLIDTLGMRVGDEKDEDEADTVGASTLRVEHVTLGGDLAEFNFLGKDSVLWHKSEKVPASVARNLREFMSGKGPGEEVFQNVSSGMVNQFLSSIVPGATAKVFRTFHATAKAQEILGAKDMRAADDLDKLYHAKEANLQAAVFCNHQRTPPKNWEESRLKKEQKLKEAVSKNDSKRIPKLRRELEFYERTKNYNLNTSLKNYIDPRVYKAWCDYVGLEWAKVYSKSLQKKFAWAAKSSAKWEGSRLGESGP; this is translated from the coding sequence ATGAGCGCCTACTGGACGACGCTTTCTCACAACGGAGTCAACTTTCCCGACCCCTACCAGCCCGACGGCCTATCGATCTCGGTGAGAGGGAAGGTCGTTCCTCTATCGGCCTCGGCCGAAGAAATGGCATACAACTTCGCCAAGAAAAAGGACACGCCCTACGTCCAGGACCCGGTCTTCCAGTCCAACTTCACATCGGACTTCGTCACGGAGCTTCCAGAGTGGTGCAGGGGGGCGAGGTTCAGTGATTTCGACTTCACCGCGCTGAACCGGAAGGTGGACCGCGAGAAGGCTGTGAAGGAAACCATGCCCAAGGAGGAGAAGAAATCCCTGGCCGCTTCGAGGAAGGAAAGACGGGAGTCCCTGAAGGCCAGGTACGGCAAGGCGGTCCTCGACGGGAAGGAAGTGGACATTGCCAACTGGATGGTGGAGCCTCCGGGGCTGTTCATGGGCCGGGGCCAGCACCCTCTCAGGGGCAGGTGGAAGCCGAGGGTGGGCGCCTCGGATGTCGTCCTGAACCTCGGAGAGTCGGCCCAGGTCCCGCCGGGCGACTGGAAGGAAGTGGTCCACGACCACAACTCGATGTGGATGGCCAAATGGGTCGACAAGCTCACGGACAAGGAAAAGTACGTCTGGCTCCATGAGAGTTCGCCACTTCAGCAGTCCCGGAGCAAGGCGAAGTACGACAACGCGAAGAAGGTCGGGACCCACCTCAACAAAATCCGAGGGAAGATGAGCAAAGAGCTCGATTCAAAGGACGAAAGGCTGAGGCAGGTCGCAACGGTGTGCTATCTGATTGACACCTTAGGAATGAGGGTCGGAGACGAGAAGGACGAAGACGAGGCGGACACGGTCGGGGCGAGCACCCTCAGAGTCGAGCACGTCACGCTTGGCGGCGACCTCGCAGAGTTCAACTTCCTCGGGAAGGACTCGGTCCTCTGGCACAAGTCTGAGAAGGTGCCTGCTTCTGTGGCGCGGAACCTCAGGGAGTTCATGTCAGGGAAGGGCCCCGGGGAAGAAGTGTTCCAGAACGTCAGCTCTGGAATGGTCAACCAGTTCCTCTCGTCCATAGTCCCCGGAGCCACCGCAAAGGTGTTCAGGACGTTCCACGCCACAGCGAAGGCGCAGGAGATCCTAGGCGCGAAGGACATGAGGGCGGCTGACGACCTAGACAAGCTCTACCATGCCAAGGAGGCCAACCTGCAGGCTGCAGTGTTCTGCAACCACCAGAGGACCCCTCCGAAGAACTGGGAGGAATCTCGCTTGAAGAAGGAACAAAAGCTCAAAGAAGCGGTCTCCAAGAACGACTCGAAGAGGATCCCGAAGCTCAGGCGCGAGCTTGAATTCTACGAGAGGACCAAGAACTACAACCTGAACACCTCGCTGAAGAACTACATCGACCCAAGGGTGTACAAGGCGTGGTGCGACTACGTGGGGCTCGAGTGGGCCAAGGTGTACAGCAAGTCCTTGCAGAAGAAATTCGCCTGGGCCGCGAAGTCCTCGGCGAAGTGGGAGGGTTCCCGCCTTGGAGAGTCAGGGCCCTAG
- a CDS encoding radical SAM protein: MLICATGQGDLSESTLAQIADVSLELKKEVSKGNFIRQTQSICPDCNRILPAIVFERGSKVWMTKTCPEHGETEELYFGSYEMYSKFSRYWKDGKGTHAANVPMDVCSCPANCGLCSNHLSHTGLSNIIVTNRCDLTCWYCFFYVKKGLEGAYVYEPTLDQVREMGRSLKAERPVAGNSVQITGGEPTIREDLPTIIKILKEEGVDHIQLNTNGINLALNPGLAKRLKEAGVSNLYMSFDGVSPKTNPKNHWEAPYAIDACRKVGVGVVLVPTVIKSVNDHELGDIIRFGQKNIDTVHAVNFQPVSLTGRLTKTERAKYRITIPDCIERIEEQTNGMITKDGWFPVPSCSPVTGFIEAFTKKEQYELSIHFACGAGTYVFNDPDKKRLVPLPEFVDIPGLIEFLDEKQEEIYSGTNRYVVAAKVLTRISAFVNKEKQPKSLSFAKLLTDALVKHDYSSIGQFHLKSMFLGMMHFQDKYNQDEERLQRCDIHYLTPDLRVIPFCSFNVIPEWYRDRIQQKYGMPIEEWEAKTGKKLEAGLYRGTLRRGGHVQGCGCAAGEHGEPLPIQPITGT, translated from the coding sequence ATGCTTATATGCGCTACGGGTCAGGGAGACCTCAGCGAATCTACCTTGGCCCAAATCGCAGATGTCAGCCTGGAGCTGAAGAAAGAGGTTTCAAAGGGGAACTTCATCCGACAGACGCAGTCGATCTGTCCTGACTGCAACAGAATCCTGCCCGCGATTGTGTTCGAGCGTGGCAGTAAGGTCTGGATGACCAAGACCTGCCCGGAGCATGGCGAGACCGAGGAGCTCTACTTCGGCTCCTATGAGATGTACAGCAAGTTTTCGCGCTATTGGAAGGACGGCAAGGGGACCCACGCCGCCAACGTCCCTATGGATGTCTGCTCCTGCCCAGCAAACTGCGGCCTTTGCTCCAACCATCTGTCCCACACTGGGCTGTCCAACATCATAGTAACCAACAGATGCGACCTGACCTGCTGGTACTGCTTCTTCTACGTCAAGAAGGGACTGGAGGGGGCCTACGTCTACGAACCCACCCTAGACCAGGTCAGAGAGATGGGCCGCTCCCTGAAGGCTGAGAGGCCGGTCGCTGGGAACTCCGTCCAGATTACGGGCGGAGAGCCGACCATAAGGGAAGACCTCCCCACCATAATCAAGATACTGAAGGAAGAGGGGGTGGACCACATCCAGCTCAACACCAACGGTATCAATCTCGCACTGAACCCCGGGCTGGCGAAGAGGCTCAAAGAAGCTGGCGTATCGAACCTCTATATGAGCTTCGACGGTGTGAGCCCGAAGACGAACCCGAAGAACCACTGGGAAGCGCCCTATGCCATCGACGCCTGCCGCAAGGTCGGGGTGGGGGTGGTGCTGGTCCCAACGGTCATAAAGTCGGTCAACGACCACGAGCTCGGCGACATCATCAGGTTCGGACAGAAGAACATCGACACGGTACATGCCGTCAACTTCCAGCCTGTCTCACTCACGGGCCGCCTTACCAAGACCGAGAGGGCGAAGTACAGGATCACCATCCCAGACTGCATCGAGAGAATCGAGGAGCAGACCAACGGCATGATCACGAAGGACGGCTGGTTCCCAGTCCCGTCCTGCTCGCCGGTGACCGGCTTCATCGAGGCCTTCACGAAGAAGGAGCAGTACGAGCTCTCCATACACTTCGCCTGCGGGGCCGGGACATACGTGTTCAACGACCCAGACAAGAAGAGACTCGTCCCGTTGCCGGAGTTCGTCGATATCCCAGGCCTCATCGAGTTCCTCGACGAGAAGCAGGAAGAGATCTACTCAGGGACCAACCGCTATGTGGTCGCGGCGAAGGTCCTCACTAGGATTTCGGCCTTCGTCAACAAGGAGAAGCAGCCGAAGAGCCTGAGCTTCGCCAAGCTGCTGACCGATGCCCTTGTCAAGCACGACTATTCTTCCATTGGGCAGTTCCACCTGAAGAGCATGTTCCTGGGGATGATGCACTTCCAGGACAAATACAACCAGGACGAGGAAAGGCTCCAACGCTGCGACATCCACTACCTCACCCCAGACCTGAGGGTCATTCCATTCTGCAGTTTCAACGTCATACCGGAATGGTATAGAGACAGGATACAGCAAAAGTACGGAATGCCCATAGAGGAGTGGGAGGCCAAGACCGGGAAGAAGCTAGAGGCGGGGCTCTACAGAGGGACTCTGAGACGCGGCGGGCACGTGCAAGGGTGCGGATGTGCTGCAGGCGAGCATGGGGAACCGCTTCCCATCCAGCCCATAACCGGGACCTAA
- a CDS encoding PAC2 family protein has translation MWLDYQGAVGHPLKDPVMVVAVSTAMPQYRALYSQARELGQYMLKKMEFKRIGTVRASAFPPEIMVREEGLASLQECGFYLCRGKHDVVLFAGDASPMDEQYEFARFILSKAEEMGVKELYSIGARWAENPLPPEADPEASGFATDAVGVSKLKKNGVKVLGDEPAPFFASMVVAMAKEHGIRGYKLSVDHGEPSPHVRSVVRLLSVLGALAGFDLDLEELRSKALPVTPTRTAPKESIYH, from the coding sequence ATGTGGCTAGATTATCAGGGAGCCGTCGGCCACCCACTCAAAGACCCAGTCATGGTCGTCGCGGTCTCCACTGCCATGCCGCAGTATCGCGCGCTCTACTCGCAGGCGCGAGAGCTCGGGCAGTATATGCTCAAGAAGATGGAATTCAAGAGGATAGGGACCGTCAGGGCTTCGGCCTTCCCCCCTGAAATCATGGTCAGGGAAGAAGGGCTGGCTTCTCTACAGGAGTGCGGGTTCTACCTCTGCAGGGGGAAACACGACGTTGTCCTGTTCGCCGGAGACGCGAGTCCCATGGACGAGCAGTACGAATTCGCCCGGTTCATCCTGTCGAAGGCTGAGGAGATGGGAGTGAAGGAGCTCTATTCAATCGGAGCCAGGTGGGCGGAGAACCCGCTCCCGCCCGAGGCCGACCCGGAGGCGTCGGGGTTCGCTACGGACGCAGTCGGGGTCTCCAAGCTCAAAAAGAACGGTGTGAAGGTTCTGGGAGACGAGCCTGCCCCCTTCTTCGCATCCATGGTGGTCGCCATGGCCAAGGAACATGGAATCAGGGGGTACAAGCTCTCCGTGGATCACGGAGAACCCAGCCCGCACGTCCGTTCCGTCGTCAGGCTCCTCAGCGTCCTCGGGGCATTGGCCGGGTTCGACCTAGACCTAGAAGAGTTGCGCTCCAAGGCCCTGCCCGTAACCCCGACGAGGACGGCTCCCAAAGAGAGCATCTACCACTAG
- a CDS encoding DUF929 family protein, which yields MSIKANLRARQRRRRVMWISILAAVAALIVVSYFVAASLNDPYTKYIGLPVDSATMNALTGVSTSTFNAVGAPSGVHPPVNITGSLLTSGGKPEVLYIGGDYCPYCAVERWSLIIALSRFGNFSGLQYMLSSSTDVNRNSPTFTFTHANYTSNYVTFVAVEEWGRTGNVIQTPTTEQSSLMAQYDTCASASPPSSGSIPFVDIANQYALNCGAQFNPSCQPLTSLCISGDNWTQITSQLNDPTNPKTQAIVGAANYLVSAICQVTGGKPSSVCSQTYAQQNLSYSPQAASFQPTLMAVPTRPLE from the coding sequence TTGTCGATAAAGGCCAACCTGAGGGCCCGCCAGAGGAGGAGGCGGGTCATGTGGATTTCGATACTGGCGGCCGTGGCCGCCCTCATCGTCGTCTCATACTTCGTCGCCGCTTCGCTGAATGACCCCTATACCAAGTACATCGGCCTCCCCGTCGACTCCGCGACGATGAACGCGCTCACCGGGGTGAGCACGTCGACCTTCAACGCCGTGGGAGCGCCTAGTGGCGTCCATCCCCCGGTCAACATCACGGGGTCCCTCTTGACGTCGGGCGGGAAGCCTGAAGTGCTCTACATAGGGGGGGATTACTGCCCGTACTGTGCCGTCGAGCGCTGGAGTCTGATAATAGCACTCTCGCGCTTCGGGAACTTCAGTGGCCTTCAGTACATGCTCTCCTCGAGCACGGACGTAAACAGGAATTCCCCGACTTTCACCTTTACCCACGCGAACTACACGAGCAATTACGTCACATTCGTCGCAGTTGAAGAATGGGGAAGGACCGGGAACGTGATACAGACGCCCACGACGGAACAGTCAAGCCTGATGGCGCAGTACGACACCTGTGCTTCCGCTTCCCCGCCATCAAGCGGCTCCATCCCATTCGTGGACATAGCTAACCAGTACGCGCTCAACTGCGGGGCCCAGTTCAACCCGTCCTGCCAACCCCTGACCTCGCTCTGCATATCCGGAGACAATTGGACCCAGATCACCTCTCAGCTGAACGACCCGACGAACCCCAAGACCCAGGCCATAGTCGGGGCGGCCAACTACCTCGTCTCAGCCATCTGCCAGGTGACCGGCGGGAAGCCAAGCTCAGTCTGCAGTCAGACCTACGCCCAGCAGAACCTGTCCTACTCGCCCCAGGCTGCCTCCTTCCAGCCGACGCTCATGGCAGTTCCCACACGGCCACTGGAGTAG
- a CDS encoding amidohydrolase gives MAVIDAHAHIGVFGSWAGVSATAGQLVEQMDRFEVEKAAVFGLDNEVVKRAVDSHPGRLVGYVWPNPHDPRALDLVRKAVDEWGFRGVKLHPLLHAFLPTDDEVRPIVEFMASRRLPVAIHSGHPPFSLPWSIGELAEKYPEAKIVMLHMGHAHGVYIKAAIDTARKFDNITLETSGVSMHSKIREAVERVGEERVVFGSDYPFHDYSVELQKVRVSGLNDRLQRKVLHDNAERLLS, from the coding sequence GCAGTGATAGACGCACACGCTCACATTGGAGTGTTCGGGAGTTGGGCAGGGGTCTCGGCCACAGCAGGCCAACTGGTCGAACAGATGGACAGGTTCGAAGTTGAGAAGGCAGCCGTCTTCGGCCTCGACAACGAAGTCGTCAAACGGGCCGTCGACTCCCACCCGGGAAGGCTGGTCGGGTACGTCTGGCCCAACCCTCACGACCCAAGGGCGTTGGACCTCGTCCGGAAGGCTGTTGACGAGTGGGGGTTCAGAGGGGTGAAACTCCACCCGCTCTTGCATGCGTTCCTCCCTACCGACGACGAGGTCAGGCCCATCGTGGAGTTCATGGCATCCAGGCGCCTCCCGGTCGCCATCCACTCAGGTCATCCCCCGTTCTCGCTCCCGTGGAGCATAGGGGAGCTAGCTGAGAAGTACCCAGAAGCCAAGATAGTCATGCTCCACATGGGGCACGCCCATGGGGTCTACATCAAGGCGGCCATAGATACGGCGAGGAAGTTCGACAACATAACATTGGAGACATCCGGCGTGTCGATGCACTCCAAGATCAGGGAAGCGGTCGAGCGCGTGGGGGAGGAGAGAGTCGTCTTCGGCTCGGACTATCCTTTCCACGACTACTCCGTGGAGCTCCAAAAGGTCCGTGTCTCGGGGCTCAACGACCGCCTCCAGCGCAAGGTCCTTCACGATAACGCGGAGCGTCTGCTGTCGTGA
- a CDS encoding AIR synthase family protein, with the protein MLTSTGAPSDLVVEGPKPGLDFATVRLDGGFLLVSADPITGATEDIGRYAIHVSANDVATSGTRPMFAETVVLLAEGSSAEDAAVIGEQMHETAASLGMAIVGGHTEVTPGLKRTIVVVTAFGYAKKYVSSSGAEAGDTMMMTKFAGLEGTSEIAAERPDLLRGVPRAALRRAEGLISQVSVVEEAVAAFGTGSIHAMHDCTEGGVLGAAYEMSLASGLGFVLEEELVPVLPETAKICEALSIDPLKLIGSGALILAVRKGEEIGVERALGGVCKVTRIGDFARGGRSVVGRAGSRRVMTEAPQDELWRVLRRPPRRA; encoded by the coding sequence ATGCTGACCAGTACAGGCGCGCCCTCAGACCTGGTCGTCGAAGGTCCGAAGCCCGGCCTTGACTTCGCCACCGTCAGGCTGGACGGTGGATTCCTCCTCGTGTCAGCCGACCCCATAACCGGCGCCACCGAAGACATCGGGCGTTACGCCATCCATGTGAGCGCTAACGACGTGGCCACCAGTGGTACCAGGCCGATGTTCGCCGAGACGGTCGTCCTTCTCGCAGAGGGCTCTTCAGCCGAGGATGCCGCCGTAATCGGGGAACAGATGCACGAAACTGCAGCGTCGCTGGGGATGGCGATCGTGGGGGGGCATACGGAAGTCACCCCCGGACTGAAGAGGACGATAGTGGTGGTCACAGCCTTCGGCTACGCCAAGAAGTATGTTTCGTCGAGTGGGGCCGAGGCAGGTGACACGATGATGATGACGAAGTTCGCGGGGCTGGAAGGGACGTCAGAGATAGCAGCCGAGCGCCCCGACCTGCTACGAGGCGTCCCGCGGGCCGCCTTGAGGAGGGCTGAAGGCCTTATCTCGCAGGTCAGCGTAGTCGAAGAGGCCGTCGCTGCGTTCGGGACAGGGAGCATTCACGCCATGCACGACTGCACCGAAGGAGGCGTCCTCGGGGCCGCCTATGAGATGTCACTAGCCTCTGGCCTCGGATTCGTGCTCGAAGAGGAGCTGGTCCCGGTGCTCCCGGAAACGGCGAAGATTTGTGAAGCACTGTCGATTGACCCGCTGAAACTCATAGGTTCGGGAGCCCTCATTCTGGCCGTGAGGAAGGGAGAGGAGATTGGGGTGGAGAGGGCACTCGGCGGGGTGTGCAAGGTCACGCGCATAGGGGACTTTGCGAGGGGGGGCAGGTCGGTCGTCGGCAGGGCCGGCTCAAGACGAGTGATGACCGAAGCCCCGCAGGACGAGCTATGGCGTGTGCTTCGTAGACCGCCTCGTAGAGCCTAG